In Lampris incognitus isolate fLamInc1 chromosome 17 unlocalized genomic scaffold, fLamInc1.hap2 SUPER_17_unloc_1, whole genome shotgun sequence, the following are encoded in one genomic region:
- the LOC130131950 gene encoding stonustoxin subunit beta-like: MPTRAPAARILPTAHRRGSKSKVVAAPAEKIPVYEPDVAEPVCRADLLKHWINLSLDDKTANKTLWITEGGAKVARMTDDVTCPVLDRPERYEHTPQVLCKEGILGFRAYWEVEYSGWVVVGAAYEGAGRRGSDGPCGLGENEESWGLGWGGSHYQAWFNGVSTEIRHVAHCSTIGVYLDQPAGVMNFYVVAEAEGKGEGGAGRKEARLLQQVKSPFKQKMMPGFWVGQKSSCSIVQKEE; encoded by the exons ATGCCAACCAGAGCTCCTGCAGCCAGGATCCTGCCCACCGCCCACAGACGAG GATCCAAGTCTAAAGTCGTGGCCGCTCCTGCAG aaAAGATCCCGGTCTACGAGCCCGACGTCGCCGAGCCCGTGTGCAGAGCCGATCTTCTCAAAC ACTGGATCAACCTATCCTTGGATGACAAGACAGCCAATAAGACGCTGTGGATCACGGAGGGCGGAGCCAAGGTGGCGCGCATGACCGATGACGTGACGTGCCCCGTTTTAGACAGACCGGAGAGATACGAGCACACGCCACAG GTTCTTTGTAAGGAGGGCATCCTGGGCTTCCGAGCCTACTGGGAGGTGGAGTATTCGGGCTGGGTGGTGGTGGGAGCAGCCTACGAAGGAGCAGGCAGGAGGGGAAGCGACGGACCCTGCGGCCTGGGGGAGAACGAGGAGTCCTGGGGTCTCGGCTGGGGCGGCTCCCACTACCAGGCCTGGTTCAACGGTGTCAGCACCGAGATCCGCCACGTTGCCCATTGCTCCACCATCGGCGTGTACCTGGACCAGCCCGCCGGCGTCATGAACTTCTACGTTGTTGCTGAAGCGGAGGGGAAAGGAGAGGGGGGCGCAGGGAGGAAGGAGGCCCGACTCCTGCAGCAGGTTAAGAGCCCCTTCAAGCAGAAAATGATGCCGGGTTTCTGGGTAGGACAGAAGTCGTCCTGCTCGATAGTTCAGAAGGAGGAGTAA